Proteins encoded by one window of Branchiostoma floridae strain S238N-H82 chromosome 6, Bfl_VNyyK, whole genome shotgun sequence:
- the LOC118417920 gene encoding iroquois-class homeodomain protein IRX-4-like isoform X2: MSYPHFGYSLPSSSQLLMSSHAASCCEAGRPIMSDPHTGQAVCSCQYEGRVAGLVPPRVGEMSLSSVYGSPYAGQGYIASFGADPSAFYSPLANPYDPSAGLQQPTAYYPYDPATLAAGAQYHPYGGYGPMDGTPRKNATRDATSTLKAWLNEHKKNPYPTKGEKIMLAIITKMTLTQVSTWFANARRRLKKENKMTWSPRNKSGDERREDGSDSENENDDEDGREGGEDKNQEDDRGLEGDRDNQELDVGNPCEENRQEDNASGSVSDYRPPPQSSSPADSLGSISAAPRPASPEPSPAANSVPVPPIPSENKPKIWSLADTATSSSPGLRSEPPRSLPTGAIPTIPGQFPGHRPFDSVANLRHWVNGFSQPIRTHAMSSSQPGAATSVFSSGQLPTGVSLAGLPVRTLSATAPTGVHAFLGREHAFPGVARTHSPATNEVSNPTNARYREGPYSEGHPTAFKPVQKR; encoded by the exons ATGTCCTACCCACACTTTGGATACTCTTTACCGTCGTCTTCTCAG TTGCTCATGTCCAGCCACGCCGCGTCGTGCTGCGAGGCCGGGCGGCCCATCATGTCGGACCCGCACACCGGCCAGGCCGTGTGCTCCTGTCAGTACGAGGGCAGGGTGGCCGGGCTGGTGCCGCCACGGGTCGGTGAGATGTCCCTCAGCAGCGTGTACGGCTCGCCGTACGCCGGCCAGGGCTACATCGCCTCCTTCGGTGCCGACCCGTCGGCCTTCTATTCCCCGTTG GCGAACCCGTACGACCCGTCGGCAGGTCTACAGCAGCCCACCGCCTACTACCCGTACGACCCCGCCACGCTAGCCGCCGGCGCACAGTACCATCCTTACGGCGG TTATGGTCCGATGGATGGAACGCCTCGGAAAAACGCCACCAGAGACGCCACCAGCACTCTCAAAGCCTGGCTGAATGAGCACAAGAAAAACCCGTACCCCACCAAGGGAGAGAAGATCATGCTCGCCATCATCACCAAAATGACTCTAACTCAGGTGTCCACATGGTTCGCGAACGCCAGGAGGAGACTcaagaaggaaaacaaaatgacCTGGTCGCCAAGGAATAAGAGTGGAGACGAGAGGAGGGAAGACGGGAGCGACAGTGAGAACGAGAATGACGATGAAGATGGGAGAGAAGGCGGAGAAGACAAAAACCAGGAGGATGATAGAG GACTGGAGGGAGACAGAGACAATCAGGAGTTGGATGTGGGAAATCCTTGTGAGGAAAACCGACAGGAAGACAACGCCAGCGGTTCGGTATCGGACTATCGGCCGCCGCCTCAGTCCTCCAGCCCCGCTGATTCCCTGGGATCTATTAGTGCTGCACCGAGACCGGCCAGTCCCGAGCCCAGTCCCGCTGCGAACTCTGTACCGGTCCCGCCGATTCCTTCCGAAAACAAGCCAAAGATCTGGTCCTTAGCCGACACGGCGACCAGCAGTAGTCCGGGGTTGAGATCGGAGCCCCCACGGTCCCTTCCTACCGGTGCTATCCCGACCATACCTGGACAATTCCCCGGACACCGACCCTTTGACTCTGTAGCTAACCTCCGCCACTGGGTGAACGGTTTTTCCCAACCCATTCGGACTCACGCCATGTCTTCCTCGCAGCCTGGAGCCGCTACCTCCGTGTTTAGCTCGGGACAGTTACCCACAGGCGTATCCTTAGCGGGACTTCCCGTCAGGACTCTCTCGGCCACGGCACCGACAGGAGTACATGCCTTCCTCGGGAGAGAGCACGCCTTCCCCGGAGTAGCCAGGACACACTCCCCCGCTACAAACGAAG TGTCAAATCCAACAAACGCTAGATACAGAGAAGGGCCCTACAGCGAGGGCCATCCAACCGCGTTCAAACCGGTACAAAAGAGGTAA
- the LOC118417920 gene encoding iroquois-class homeodomain protein IRX-4-like isoform X1 produces the protein MSYPHFGYSLPSSSQLLMSSHAASCCEAGRPIMSDPHTGQAVCSCQYEGRVAGLVPPRVGEMSLSSVYGSPYAGQGYIASFGADPSAFYSPLANPYDPSAGLQQPTAYYPYDPATLAAGAQYHPYGGYGPMDGTPRKNATRDATSTLKAWLNEHKKNPYPTKGEKIMLAIITKMTLTQVSTWFANARRRLKKENKMTWSPRNKSGDERREDGSDSENENDDEDGREGGEDKNQEDDRGLEGDRDNQELDVGNPCEENRQEDNASGSVSDYRPPPQSSSPADSLGSISAAPRPASPEPSPAANSVPVPPIPSENKPKIWSLADTATSSSPGLRSEPPRSLPTGAIPTIPGQFPGHRPFDSVANLRHWVNGFSQPIRTHAMSSSQPGAATSVFSSGQLPTGVSLAGLPVRTLSATAPTGVHAFLGREHAFPGVARTHSPATNEVSNPTNARYREGPYSEGHPTAFKPVQKRSNAPEEQSQPREFDAAVALTNLSSR, from the exons ATGTCCTACCCACACTTTGGATACTCTTTACCGTCGTCTTCTCAG TTGCTCATGTCCAGCCACGCCGCGTCGTGCTGCGAGGCCGGGCGGCCCATCATGTCGGACCCGCACACCGGCCAGGCCGTGTGCTCCTGTCAGTACGAGGGCAGGGTGGCCGGGCTGGTGCCGCCACGGGTCGGTGAGATGTCCCTCAGCAGCGTGTACGGCTCGCCGTACGCCGGCCAGGGCTACATCGCCTCCTTCGGTGCCGACCCGTCGGCCTTCTATTCCCCGTTG GCGAACCCGTACGACCCGTCGGCAGGTCTACAGCAGCCCACCGCCTACTACCCGTACGACCCCGCCACGCTAGCCGCCGGCGCACAGTACCATCCTTACGGCGG TTATGGTCCGATGGATGGAACGCCTCGGAAAAACGCCACCAGAGACGCCACCAGCACTCTCAAAGCCTGGCTGAATGAGCACAAGAAAAACCCGTACCCCACCAAGGGAGAGAAGATCATGCTCGCCATCATCACCAAAATGACTCTAACTCAGGTGTCCACATGGTTCGCGAACGCCAGGAGGAGACTcaagaaggaaaacaaaatgacCTGGTCGCCAAGGAATAAGAGTGGAGACGAGAGGAGGGAAGACGGGAGCGACAGTGAGAACGAGAATGACGATGAAGATGGGAGAGAAGGCGGAGAAGACAAAAACCAGGAGGATGATAGAG GACTGGAGGGAGACAGAGACAATCAGGAGTTGGATGTGGGAAATCCTTGTGAGGAAAACCGACAGGAAGACAACGCCAGCGGTTCGGTATCGGACTATCGGCCGCCGCCTCAGTCCTCCAGCCCCGCTGATTCCCTGGGATCTATTAGTGCTGCACCGAGACCGGCCAGTCCCGAGCCCAGTCCCGCTGCGAACTCTGTACCGGTCCCGCCGATTCCTTCCGAAAACAAGCCAAAGATCTGGTCCTTAGCCGACACGGCGACCAGCAGTAGTCCGGGGTTGAGATCGGAGCCCCCACGGTCCCTTCCTACCGGTGCTATCCCGACCATACCTGGACAATTCCCCGGACACCGACCCTTTGACTCTGTAGCTAACCTCCGCCACTGGGTGAACGGTTTTTCCCAACCCATTCGGACTCACGCCATGTCTTCCTCGCAGCCTGGAGCCGCTACCTCCGTGTTTAGCTCGGGACAGTTACCCACAGGCGTATCCTTAGCGGGACTTCCCGTCAGGACTCTCTCGGCCACGGCACCGACAGGAGTACATGCCTTCCTCGGGAGAGAGCACGCCTTCCCCGGAGTAGCCAGGACACACTCCCCCGCTACAAACGAAG TGTCAAATCCAACAAACGCTAGATACAGAGAAGGGCCCTACAGCGAGGGCCATCCAACCGCGTTCAAACCGGTACAAAAGAG GAGTAATGCTCCAGAGGAACAGTCCCAGCCCCGGGAGTTTGACGCCGCCGTAGCTCTCACCAATCTGTCTTCAAGATAG
- the LOC118417920 gene encoding iroquois-class homeodomain protein IRX-4-like isoform X3, whose protein sequence is MSYPHFGYSLPSSSQLLMSSHAASCCEAGRPIMSDPHTGQAVCSCQYEGRVAGLVPPRVGEMSLSSVYGSPYAGQGYIASFGADPSAFYSPLANPYDPSAGLQQPTAYYPYDPATLAAGAQYHPYGGYGPMDGTPRKNATRDATSTLKAWLNEHKKNPYPTKGEKIMLAIITKMTLTQVSTWFANARRRLKKENKMTWSPRNKSGDERREDGSDSENENDDEDGREGGEDKNQEDDRGLEGDRDNQELDVGNPCEENRQEDNASGSVSDYRPPPQSSSPADSLGSISAAPRPASPEPSPAANSVPVPPIPSENKPKIWSLADTATSSSPGLRSEPPRSLPTGAIPTIPGQFPGHRPFDSVANLRHWVNGFSQPIRTHAMSSSQPGAATSVFSSGQLPTGVSLAGLPVRTLSATAPTGVHAFLGREHAFPGVARTHSPATNEGVMLQRNSPSPGSLTPP, encoded by the exons ATGTCCTACCCACACTTTGGATACTCTTTACCGTCGTCTTCTCAG TTGCTCATGTCCAGCCACGCCGCGTCGTGCTGCGAGGCCGGGCGGCCCATCATGTCGGACCCGCACACCGGCCAGGCCGTGTGCTCCTGTCAGTACGAGGGCAGGGTGGCCGGGCTGGTGCCGCCACGGGTCGGTGAGATGTCCCTCAGCAGCGTGTACGGCTCGCCGTACGCCGGCCAGGGCTACATCGCCTCCTTCGGTGCCGACCCGTCGGCCTTCTATTCCCCGTTG GCGAACCCGTACGACCCGTCGGCAGGTCTACAGCAGCCCACCGCCTACTACCCGTACGACCCCGCCACGCTAGCCGCCGGCGCACAGTACCATCCTTACGGCGG TTATGGTCCGATGGATGGAACGCCTCGGAAAAACGCCACCAGAGACGCCACCAGCACTCTCAAAGCCTGGCTGAATGAGCACAAGAAAAACCCGTACCCCACCAAGGGAGAGAAGATCATGCTCGCCATCATCACCAAAATGACTCTAACTCAGGTGTCCACATGGTTCGCGAACGCCAGGAGGAGACTcaagaaggaaaacaaaatgacCTGGTCGCCAAGGAATAAGAGTGGAGACGAGAGGAGGGAAGACGGGAGCGACAGTGAGAACGAGAATGACGATGAAGATGGGAGAGAAGGCGGAGAAGACAAAAACCAGGAGGATGATAGAG GACTGGAGGGAGACAGAGACAATCAGGAGTTGGATGTGGGAAATCCTTGTGAGGAAAACCGACAGGAAGACAACGCCAGCGGTTCGGTATCGGACTATCGGCCGCCGCCTCAGTCCTCCAGCCCCGCTGATTCCCTGGGATCTATTAGTGCTGCACCGAGACCGGCCAGTCCCGAGCCCAGTCCCGCTGCGAACTCTGTACCGGTCCCGCCGATTCCTTCCGAAAACAAGCCAAAGATCTGGTCCTTAGCCGACACGGCGACCAGCAGTAGTCCGGGGTTGAGATCGGAGCCCCCACGGTCCCTTCCTACCGGTGCTATCCCGACCATACCTGGACAATTCCCCGGACACCGACCCTTTGACTCTGTAGCTAACCTCCGCCACTGGGTGAACGGTTTTTCCCAACCCATTCGGACTCACGCCATGTCTTCCTCGCAGCCTGGAGCCGCTACCTCCGTGTTTAGCTCGGGACAGTTACCCACAGGCGTATCCTTAGCGGGACTTCCCGTCAGGACTCTCTCGGCCACGGCACCGACAGGAGTACATGCCTTCCTCGGGAGAGAGCACGCCTTCCCCGGAGTAGCCAGGACACACTCCCCCGCTACAAACGAAG GAGTAATGCTCCAGAGGAACAGTCCCAGCCCCGGGAGTTTGACGCCGCCGTAG